Genomic window (Cucumis sativus cultivar 9930 chromosome 2, Cucumber_9930_V3, whole genome shotgun sequence):
TCCTTTGTCCCTCACTTGTAGCTAATTAATTGATCAAGAGAAACAATGATATTAGAAAAAAGCAACATCTGCTGTTTTTTCAGGTAAATCTTTTCTTTGACATGGTCTGTGAATCTGTAATTACCTTCTGATCCAGGTCATTCGATTGCCTATGGACAATATGGCTGGAAGAAACCTTTATAGTCACTTGGTACCTCTTGCTCTACTTCTTATTGATGGTATGGTATTTCTTCTCTCGTTTGAtgtcttatttaattttgtcattggaaatttattttaatgttgcaGACACTGATGAAGTAGCCTAAactgtcctttttttttctataatttatttaggCAGCAGCCCTATCGATGTAACTGATCCAAGATGGGAGTTGTATGTTCTCACTCAGAAGACCAATGATCAACTGGGGCAAACTTATCCCACATTACTTGGATTTGCTGCCCTTTATCGTTTCTACCACTATCCCGATAGTTCTCGCTTGCGTCTTAGTCAGGTTAagtatattataatttcatctGTTACTTCCCGGAGTTGAGTCTAGTGGTGGACTTTTGGTGTTTGTGCCtctattcatttttgttgtcCTTGCATAGTATATACTGATGTCTGGCATTTGATCAGATACTTGTACTTCCTCCTTACCAGCGTAAGGGTTTTGGGCGCGTCCTTTTAGAGGTGCTGAATAATGTTGCAATATCAGAAAACGTTTACGACTTTACCATTGAAGAACCATTAAGTCAGCTACTGCAGTTGCGAACCTGCATCGATGTTAAACGTCTGCGGGGGTTTGGCCCCATCCAAGAAGCTGTAGAATCTGCCGTGtctcaatttaaatttggaagacTATCAAAGAAGGTTTCATTCCCTCCGCTTTTACCCCCATCTGAGGCTATCGAAGCTGTTCggaaaagtttgaaaatcacAAAGGAACAGTTCTTACACTGTTGGGAGATACTAATCTTTTTAGGTATCGAACCTGACAAGCACATGGAGGATTTTATTCTTGCAGTTTCAAGTAGAATGCGGAATGATCTGATAGGTGAAAGCTCAGATGCGGAAGGGAAGCAGGTGGTTGATGTTCCTACTGATTATGATCAAGAGATGTCATTTGTGATGTTCAGATCAACAAATAATGCAACCGGGGTTGAGACAGATGAATCACGAGCAAATCAAGAGGAACAGCTGAAAAAGTTAGTAGATGATAGAGTGAGTGAAATCAAATTGATTGCACAGAAGGTATCTGCAGATTAAGTCCCAAGCATTCTGAGGCTTATTCAAGCTCACTGTTTTCACAAGAATCTGTTCTTAATTTAAGCACTGGCTAGCTTATTTGTAATCGGTCCCGGAAATGAACAGATTATCATGATTTTCTGGAATCTAGTGAAGTTTGGTATAACTGTCTGAGTTCGCCTACCTGACTTAAAAGTATAACACTTCCTTGTATCATATAAGTGATATTCGCCCACCCCTGATAGAGATGTAGCCTGTATTAGGATATATATGTTTTCCCCTCTTGTTGGGTATTTGCTTCAAATGGATCCTTCTTAATAGATACACCCATTTTGCCCCAATATTATTTCTCAAGTaac
Coding sequences:
- the LOC101223111 gene encoding histone acetyltransferase type B catalytic subunit; translation: MGQKQQLSADPRPDTKKKRRVAFFNIDTGISAKDCIKIYLVCTKEEVGSTDGLCIDPVDLNSFFDDEDGKIYGYQGLKITVWFSIVSFRAYADIVFDSTSDGGKGITDLKSALQNIFAETLVDNKDDFLQTFSKDVNFIGSLVADGEVLHPKASSNGKSNDSNFHLQAANSDLEVIRLPMDNMAGRNLYSHLVPLALLLIDGSSPIDVTDPRWELYVLTQKTNDQLGQTYPTLLGFAALYRFYHYPDSSRLRLSQILVLPPYQRKGFGRVLLEVLNNVAISENVYDFTIEEPLSQLLQLRTCIDVKRLRGFGPIQEAVESAVSQFKFGRLSKKVSFPPLLPPSEAIEAVRKSLKITKEQFLHCWEILIFLGIEPDKHMEDFILAVSSRMRNDLIGESSDAEGKQVVDVPTDYDQEMSFVMFRSTNNATGVETDESRANQEEQLKKLVDDRVSEIKLIAQKVSAD